In a genomic window of Pseudomonas mohnii:
- a CDS encoding coniferyl aldehyde dehydrogenase: protein MHSAMHDIDTPAGAPGNAAIDGVRAVLARQQAASRIEGPPSAEVRIERIDRVINLLVEHQQPLCAALAEDFTWRSHDQSLMADVLLPIRGLKYAREHVRRWMRPERRKAELGGGWLGAKAEIHYQPLGTIGIISPWNFPIAIALGPLAEALAAGNRAIILFSDQSPATAALLIELLAEQFDDSEVAAFIGGAELGAAFSAMPLDYLVFTGSPRVGRLVMRAAAQNLTPLTLELGGKSPTIIGRGADLENAARRIWGGKGVSSGQACIAPDYVFVHEDDCERLLSSMQVQLRRMYPTLLDNPDYTAMATPGQYQRMQACLQDAREHCVRVIEVNPGNEDLSASRKIAPTLLVDPPDTTLAMQEEVFGPLLPIRSYRHITEVLDYINGHPRPLALYYFGDDRAEARHVLERTHSGGACINEVMQHLFQTDLPFGGCGHSGFGRYRGGYGFKAFSLERSVFTPPRWDVMGVLRPPYGKLFRRVIGALLKP, encoded by the coding sequence ATGCACTCTGCGATGCACGACATCGACACTCCTGCCGGCGCCCCTGGCAACGCTGCCATCGACGGCGTCCGTGCGGTGCTGGCCCGTCAGCAAGCGGCGTCCCGAATCGAGGGGCCGCCGTCGGCCGAGGTGCGGATTGAACGGATCGATCGGGTGATCAATCTGTTGGTCGAGCATCAACAGCCACTGTGTGCGGCGCTGGCCGAGGACTTTACCTGGCGCAGTCATGATCAATCGCTGATGGCCGATGTGCTGTTGCCGATCCGCGGCCTCAAATATGCCCGCGAGCATGTCCGCCGCTGGATGCGGCCCGAGCGCCGCAAAGCGGAACTGGGGGGCGGCTGGCTGGGCGCCAAAGCTGAAATTCACTATCAGCCACTGGGGACCATCGGCATCATTTCGCCGTGGAATTTCCCGATTGCCATTGCACTGGGGCCGCTGGCCGAGGCGCTGGCGGCGGGGAACCGCGCCATCATCCTGTTTTCCGACCAGTCACCGGCAACGGCGGCGTTACTGATCGAATTGCTGGCTGAACAGTTCGATGACAGCGAAGTGGCCGCCTTTATCGGCGGTGCCGAATTGGGCGCGGCTTTCTCTGCCATGCCGCTCGATTACCTGGTGTTTACCGGCAGCCCGCGGGTCGGACGCCTGGTGATGCGCGCGGCGGCGCAGAACCTGACGCCGCTGACCCTGGAGCTGGGCGGCAAGTCGCCTACCATCATTGGTCGCGGCGCCGACCTGGAAAACGCTGCCCGACGCATCTGGGGTGGCAAGGGGGTCAGCAGCGGGCAAGCCTGTATCGCCCCTGACTATGTGTTTGTGCATGAGGATGACTGTGAGCGCCTGTTAAGCAGCATGCAGGTCCAGTTGCGGCGGATGTACCCGACGCTGCTGGATAATCCCGACTACACGGCCATGGCGACGCCGGGGCAATACCAGCGGATGCAAGCCTGCCTGCAGGACGCCCGCGAACATTGCGTTCGGGTGATCGAGGTCAATCCTGGCAACGAGGACTTGAGCGCATCGCGCAAGATCGCCCCGACCCTGCTGGTTGATCCGCCGGACACGACACTGGCGATGCAGGAAGAGGTGTTCGGCCCGTTGCTGCCGATTCGCAGTTATCGCCACATCACCGAGGTGCTCGACTACATCAACGGGCATCCACGGCCACTGGCGCTGTATTACTTCGGCGACGACCGTGCCGAAGCGCGGCATGTGCTGGAACGTACTCACTCGGGCGGTGCCTGTATCAACGAAGTGATGCAGCACCTGTTCCAGACTGATTTGCCGTTCGGTGGCTGTGGCCATTCGGGCTTTGGTCGCTATCGCGGCGGGTATGGCTTCAAGGCGTTCAGTCTCGAGCGGTCGGTGTTCACGCCGCCGCGCTGGGACGTCATGGGCGTGTTGCGGCCACCCTACGGCAAGCTGTTTCGCCGGGTCATCGGCGCTCTGTTGAAACCTTAA
- a CDS encoding alkyl/aryl-sulfatase, producing the protein MKKMRVVLTVSVLAASIVGALQWSRGQTGVHLQAVENSAGQGGQKAATAATIAANANTAHNMPPVDPDVEADIQRGFIASLPDAETTAADGHVVYSLKGYEFLDSPDAPATVNPSLWQQARKSMSNGLFKVTDGFYQVRGLDLTNMTIIEGNTGLIIVDCNLATEVAHASLELYYQHRPRKPVVAVLYNHSHVDHFAGVRGIVDEADVKSGKVQIIAPAGFMETAVAENVMAGNAMSRRAEYQFGTTLPRSAQGQIDLGGAKALSNGTITMIPPTLELSQPVQTLTIDGIEIVNMLAPGTEAPAEFIHYFPQFKVLDTGELALPTQHQLLTLRGATIRDGLAWSKYLNEALHQFAPGADILVGQHGWPVFGHERVVNYLSKQRDMYKWLHDQSLRLVNKGYKPVEIAEYMRSHVPGSLASETFTHGFYGSVQRNAKAVYQQYMGWYDANPANLDALSDSDYGKKFVEYGGGAEAVLARARSDFANGQYRWVAQAMSHLVYAEPKNSAARELAADALEQLGYQAESAVERNSYLAAAMEHRSGGKKIASPLRTASPDMLRALTIDNIFDYLGVRLKAPDVEGKHIVLNWNFTDVGTSGKRYMLNLENSALTYVADYNADKADATLTLTRETLNAILAEKLSPIEAVFKGDLKIEGSKLAVYDVLGSLDKFNPDFELVGPNEPAR; encoded by the coding sequence ATGAAAAAAATGCGTGTAGTGCTGACGGTGTCAGTGTTGGCCGCCAGCATTGTCGGGGCGTTGCAATGGTCGCGAGGGCAAACCGGCGTTCACCTGCAAGCGGTTGAAAACAGCGCAGGGCAGGGCGGTCAGAAAGCGGCTACCGCGGCCACCATCGCCGCCAACGCCAACACGGCGCACAACATGCCCCCGGTCGATCCGGATGTGGAGGCCGACATCCAGCGCGGCTTTATTGCCAGCCTGCCAGACGCCGAAACCACCGCGGCGGATGGGCACGTCGTGTACAGCCTCAAGGGCTACGAGTTCCTCGACAGTCCGGACGCTCCGGCGACGGTCAACCCGAGCCTGTGGCAGCAAGCCCGCAAAAGCATGTCCAACGGTCTGTTCAAGGTCACTGACGGTTTCTATCAGGTGCGCGGCCTCGACCTGACCAACATGACCATCATTGAAGGCAATACCGGCCTGATCATTGTGGACTGCAACCTGGCCACCGAGGTGGCACACGCCTCCCTTGAACTGTATTACCAGCATCGGCCGAGAAAACCGGTGGTGGCGGTGCTCTACAACCACAGTCACGTCGATCACTTCGCCGGTGTTCGCGGCATTGTCGACGAAGCGGACGTGAAATCGGGCAAGGTGCAGATCATTGCCCCGGCAGGGTTCATGGAGACGGCGGTCGCCGAGAACGTAATGGCCGGCAACGCCATGAGTCGCCGCGCCGAGTATCAGTTCGGCACGACCCTGCCACGCAGTGCCCAGGGACAGATCGACCTGGGCGGTGCCAAGGCATTGTCCAACGGCACCATTACCATGATCCCGCCGACCCTGGAGCTCAGCCAGCCGGTGCAGACGCTGACCATCGATGGCATCGAGATCGTCAACATGCTCGCCCCCGGCACCGAGGCGCCTGCCGAGTTCATCCACTACTTCCCGCAGTTCAAGGTGCTCGACACCGGCGAACTGGCGCTTCCGACCCAGCATCAGTTGCTGACACTGCGTGGCGCAACCATCCGCGATGGCCTGGCCTGGTCCAAATACCTCAACGAGGCGCTGCATCAGTTCGCGCCCGGCGCCGATATTCTGGTGGGGCAGCATGGATGGCCAGTGTTCGGGCATGAGCGCGTGGTCAACTACTTGTCCAAACAAAGGGACATGTACAAGTGGCTGCACGACCAGTCATTGCGCCTGGTCAACAAGGGCTACAAACCGGTCGAAATTGCCGAGTACATGCGCAGTCACGTCCCGGGAAGCCTGGCCAGCGAGACCTTCACCCATGGCTTTTATGGGTCGGTGCAGCGCAACGCCAAGGCGGTGTATCAGCAATACATGGGCTGGTATGACGCCAATCCGGCCAATCTCGATGCGCTGTCCGACAGCGATTACGGCAAGAAATTCGTCGAGTATGGCGGTGGTGCCGAGGCCGTGCTGGCCCGTGCGCGCAGCGATTTTGCCAATGGTCAGTACCGTTGGGTGGCACAGGCCATGAGCCATCTGGTTTACGCCGAACCGAAAAACAGCGCGGCGCGGGAATTGGCGGCCGATGCCCTGGAGCAATTGGGTTACCAGGCTGAATCGGCGGTCGAACGCAACAGCTATCTGGCGGCGGCCATGGAGCATCGCAGCGGCGGCAAGAAAATCGCCTCGCCGCTGCGCACCGCCAGTCCCGACATGCTCCGGGCACTGACCATCGACAATATTTTCGACTACCTGGGCGTGCGGCTGAAGGCCCCGGATGTCGAGGGCAAACACATTGTGCTCAACTGGAACTTCACCGACGTCGGCACCTCGGGCAAGCGCTACATGCTCAATCTGGAGAACTCGGCGCTGACCTATGTCGCCGATTACAACGCCGACAAGGCTGACGCCACGCTGACCCTGACTCGCGAAACGCTCAACGCCATTCTCGCGGAGAAGCTGTCGCCGATCGAGGCGGTGTTCAAAGGTGACCTGAAGATTGAGGGCAGCAAGCTGGCGGTCTATGACGTGCTCGGTTCGCTGGACAAGTTCAATCCGGACTTTGAGCTGGTCGGCCCTAACGAGCCGGCGCGATAG
- a CDS encoding enoyl-CoA hydratase/isomerase family protein: MSEDVLLYEIVGPVARLTLNRPRAMNALNLATLAELERCLNDIAGNDELRVVILTGNGPAFCAGADLKEVLAGSSLPAGEADFLDRANQVFGQLRNFPKPVIASLNGVTMAGGLELAMCADLVIAAQTATLADAHANFGVYPGAGGAAVLPRLIPLNMAMYLLMTGKSLSATEMKVYGLVCEVHADEELTDAALALANQIAKKSPIALRRMKEVARASSDKSRDDALQHEQVMLRQHLRTADFQEGLQAFGEKRAPNFKGR; encoded by the coding sequence ATGAGTGAAGATGTCTTGCTGTATGAAATCGTCGGCCCGGTGGCGCGCCTGACGCTCAACCGGCCACGGGCCATGAATGCGCTGAACCTGGCGACCCTCGCCGAGCTTGAACGCTGCCTCAACGACATCGCCGGCAACGATGAACTGCGTGTGGTCATCCTCACCGGCAACGGCCCGGCCTTCTGCGCCGGTGCGGACCTCAAAGAGGTATTGGCCGGCTCCAGCCTGCCGGCCGGCGAAGCCGACTTTCTCGACCGCGCCAACCAGGTCTTCGGTCAATTGCGCAATTTCCCCAAACCGGTGATTGCCTCGCTCAACGGCGTGACCATGGCCGGCGGCCTGGAACTGGCAATGTGCGCCGACCTGGTGATTGCCGCGCAAACCGCCACCCTCGCCGACGCCCACGCCAACTTTGGTGTCTATCCCGGTGCCGGTGGTGCCGCGGTATTGCCGCGCCTGATTCCGCTGAACATGGCGATGTACTTGCTGATGACCGGCAAATCCCTCTCCGCCACGGAAATGAAAGTCTACGGCCTGGTGTGCGAAGTCCACGCCGACGAAGAACTCACCGATGCCGCCCTGGCCCTGGCCAATCAGATCGCGAAAAAGAGCCCGATTGCCCTGCGCCGCATGAAAGAAGTGGCGCGTGCCTCCTCCGACAAGTCCCGCGACGACGCCTTGCAACACGAACAAGTGATGTTGCGCCAACACCTGCGCACCGCCGATTTCCAGGAAGGCCTGCAGGCCTTTGGCGAAAAACGCGCACCCAACTTCAAGGGCCGCTAG
- a CDS encoding thiolase family protein has translation MNDIYVVGVGMTPFGRLLERSVYDMVNEAVGLALQDAGASTADVGSAYYSTMTNGMLQGQTGIPGPIAMRRVGIEGVPVFSVENACASGSSAFNLATLALRAGQCDIALAVGAEKMNVPDKAKMFAVFDGGWDVSTVEQNKHTLLAMGEGIVPPPGSVSERPYSVFMDVYAAICRNHMLRYGTTQRQIAAVAAKNHQHSVHNPLSQFQQAFSIDEVLASPPICYPLTTLMCSPISDGAAAVLLCNADGLKRLKNAGDRAVRVLASVVQTGSNRGLDEPEKIVAHLAAKKAYAQAGVDPSDVSVAEVHDASAIGEILNAESLMLVPFGQGGPAAERGDFTVGGRMPINPSGGLESKGHPIGATGLGQIHELVTQLRGEAGKRQVEGARIAIQENGGGLFGIEEAVVAVNILANNNI, from the coding sequence ATGAACGATATCTACGTAGTGGGCGTCGGCATGACGCCGTTTGGACGGTTGCTGGAGCGCAGCGTCTACGACATGGTCAACGAAGCCGTGGGCCTGGCGTTGCAGGATGCCGGCGCCAGCACTGCCGACGTCGGCTCGGCGTACTACAGCACCATGACCAACGGTATGCTGCAGGGCCAGACCGGTATTCCGGGGCCGATTGCCATGCGTCGCGTCGGCATTGAAGGCGTGCCGGTCTTCTCGGTGGAAAACGCCTGCGCTTCGGGCTCTTCAGCGTTCAACCTGGCCACCCTGGCACTGCGGGCCGGTCAGTGCGACATCGCCCTGGCGGTCGGCGCCGAAAAAATGAATGTGCCGGACAAGGCCAAGATGTTCGCCGTGTTCGATGGCGGCTGGGACGTTTCCACCGTCGAGCAGAACAAGCACACCCTGCTGGCCATGGGCGAAGGCATCGTACCGCCGCCGGGCAGCGTTTCCGAACGCCCGTACAGCGTGTTCATGGACGTGTATGCCGCGATCTGCCGCAATCACATGCTGCGTTATGGCACCACGCAACGGCAGATCGCAGCCGTCGCGGCGAAGAATCACCAGCACTCGGTGCACAACCCGCTCTCGCAATTCCAGCAAGCCTTCAGCATTGACGAAGTATTGGCCTCGCCACCGATCTGCTACCCGCTGACCACCCTCATGTGCTCGCCGATCAGCGACGGCGCCGCCGCCGTGCTGCTGTGTAACGCCGATGGCCTCAAACGCTTGAAAAACGCCGGCGACCGCGCTGTTCGCGTACTCGCCAGCGTGGTGCAGACCGGCAGCAATCGCGGCCTTGATGAACCGGAAAAAATCGTCGCCCACCTGGCGGCGAAGAAAGCCTACGCCCAGGCCGGCGTCGATCCATCGGACGTGAGCGTCGCCGAAGTGCACGACGCCTCGGCCATCGGCGAAATCCTCAATGCCGAATCGCTGATGCTGGTGCCGTTCGGCCAGGGTGGCCCGGCGGCCGAGCGCGGTGACTTCACCGTCGGCGGCCGGATGCCGATCAACCCGTCCGGTGGCCTTGAATCCAAGGGCCACCCGATTGGCGCCACCGGTCTGGGGCAGATCCATGAACTGGTCACCCAGTTGCGCGGTGAGGCCGGCAAGCGCCAGGTCGAAGGCGCGCGCATCGCCATTCAGGAAAACGGCGGCGGACTGTTCGGCATCGAAGAAGCCGTGGTCGCCGTCAACATTCTCGCCAATAACAATATTTAA
- a CDS encoding acyl-CoA dehydrogenase family protein, giving the protein MGHVMRTPEQLEAVESFRRFLADKIDPVFNKEYRDKFMPKEKMAEMMRQLSEFGMVSGAVSEANGGLGLDWPTMTMLFEEVAACSVDLSTPVVINSFGAQMLEKLAPAHLRERYLPGLISGDSFVSVGISEPDVGSNVLEIKTRARRDGDDFIINGEKTWISNGSYSDFLICTCRTGDDPRKGLTHFLLDRKEHPYEVQNIHKMAWNSQSTAQIFLNDVRVPASNIIGNEGEALKNTLSFFERSRVFVAAQGLGIGRRALEEAVRYAKERKQHGKLIAGHQLISAMLAEMATNVDAARLLTYRAAEMIGAGIPAEMEAAMAKYFACEAAVTIARQAVQIHGGAGVTTDFLVEKLAREAIIVPIPEGTSQIQQLIIGRALTGVNAF; this is encoded by the coding sequence ATGGGACACGTCATGCGCACCCCGGAACAACTGGAAGCGGTCGAGAGTTTCCGCCGTTTCCTGGCGGATAAGATCGACCCGGTATTCAACAAGGAATACCGCGACAAATTCATGCCCAAAGAGAAAATGGCCGAGATGATGCGCCAGCTCTCCGAGTTCGGCATGGTCTCCGGCGCGGTCAGTGAGGCCAATGGCGGTCTGGGCCTGGACTGGCCGACCATGACCATGTTGTTCGAAGAAGTGGCCGCCTGTTCGGTCGACCTGTCGACACCGGTGGTGATCAACTCCTTCGGGGCGCAGATGCTGGAAAAACTCGCCCCCGCTCACCTGCGCGAACGTTACCTGCCAGGCCTGATCAGTGGTGATTCGTTCGTCAGCGTCGGCATCTCGGAACCGGATGTCGGCTCCAACGTGCTGGAGATCAAGACCCGCGCCCGCCGCGACGGTGATGACTTCATCATCAACGGTGAAAAGACCTGGATCAGCAACGGCTCATACTCCGACTTCCTGATCTGCACCTGCCGTACCGGTGACGACCCGCGCAAGGGCCTGACCCACTTCCTGCTGGATCGCAAAGAGCATCCGTACGAAGTGCAGAACATCCACAAGATGGCCTGGAACAGCCAGTCCACCGCCCAGATTTTCCTCAATGACGTACGCGTTCCAGCCAGCAACATCATCGGCAACGAAGGCGAAGCGCTGAAAAACACCCTGTCGTTCTTCGAGCGTTCGCGGGTATTCGTCGCGGCCCAGGGCCTGGGCATCGGTCGTCGCGCCCTCGAAGAAGCGGTGCGCTATGCCAAGGAGCGCAAGCAACACGGCAAGTTGATCGCCGGCCACCAATTGATCTCCGCGATGCTTGCGGAAATGGCCACCAACGTCGATGCCGCCCGCCTGCTGACCTACCGCGCCGCCGAGATGATCGGGGCTGGCATCCCGGCCGAAATGGAAGCGGCCATGGCCAAGTATTTCGCCTGTGAAGCCGCCGTGACCATCGCCCGTCAAGCCGTGCAGATCCACGGCGGCGCCGGGGTGACCACCGACTTCCTGGTCGAGAAACTCGCCCGTGAAGCCATCATCGTGCCGATTCCGGAAGGCACTTCGCAGATCCAGCAACTGATCATTGGCCGCGCCCTGACCGGGGTCAACGCGTTCTGA
- a CDS encoding SDR family NAD(P)-dependent oxidoreductase, with the protein MRIQDKVIVITGGASGLGLATAHYMAGEKAARVAIFDLNIEAGEKAVAELGADRAMFVQTDVSDEASVQNAVDAVIARFGAIHVCINGAAVPNGFKVLGKEGKAAPLSKFALATSINLNGVFNVMSKCAEHMANNEAEAGEERGVVINVSSGAAYEGQVGQCAYAATKAGVIGMNMPAARELGAIGVRVNAIAPGLFLTTMVAGLDEKVLNSLKEQMEAPKRLGDMREFAHCCAFLIENAYVNGETIRLDAASRMRAR; encoded by the coding sequence ATGCGTATTCAAGACAAAGTCATCGTCATCACCGGCGGCGCTTCGGGCCTGGGCCTGGCGACCGCGCATTACATGGCCGGGGAAAAAGCCGCTCGTGTGGCGATTTTCGACCTGAACATCGAAGCCGGCGAAAAGGCTGTTGCCGAGCTGGGGGCTGACCGGGCCATGTTCGTGCAGACCGATGTCAGCGATGAGGCCTCGGTGCAGAACGCAGTCGATGCCGTGATTGCCAGATTTGGCGCCATCCATGTGTGCATCAACGGCGCCGCCGTACCGAACGGCTTCAAAGTGCTGGGCAAGGAAGGCAAGGCTGCGCCGCTGTCGAAATTCGCCCTGGCCACGTCCATCAACCTCAATGGTGTGTTCAACGTGATGTCCAAGTGCGCCGAGCACATGGCCAACAACGAAGCCGAGGCTGGCGAAGAACGTGGCGTGGTGATCAACGTCTCGTCCGGCGCCGCCTATGAAGGCCAGGTCGGCCAGTGCGCGTACGCCGCCACCAAGGCCGGCGTGATCGGCATGAACATGCCGGCTGCTCGCGAATTGGGCGCCATCGGTGTGCGGGTCAACGCCATCGCTCCAGGCCTGTTCCTGACCACCATGGTCGCCGGCCTTGACGAGAAAGTGCTCAATTCGCTCAAAGAGCAGATGGAAGCCCCCAAGCGCCTGGGTGACATGCGCGAGTTCGCTCATTGCTGCGCTTTCCTGATCGAGAACGCCTACGTCAACGGCGAGACCATCCGTCTCGATGCTGCGTCGCGCATGCGCGCCCGCTAA
- a CDS encoding class I adenylate-forming enzyme family protein yields the protein MKMNFSRIMRLLALRHRDQEAIVNVERNRRFTYEQYHLLTNRIADVLRSILQVRAGERFMLILENDNLSLMMFPSTFKQEGTVVMTNLRDPLEEHARQIDLVKPRVVFLETRLLDSYYGMLRSGHCEIVVMDPPTAEQAALPGVHSFWPLVEAASDLDNDVTLDTDQHICMLRFTGGTTGKGKCAMYSIDNWMACRDAAFINTDLGLSSATRLLHVSPLSHGTIMLFFPTVYGGGTNITLNQLDMENWRQVVESERVTHSFLVPTVLYRLLELQRAAPKDFSSLTTLIYGAAPMSPDKLGELVECFGQIFVQGYAATESPMMIAALDKAAHQPGNADSLRHLSSAGRPTPGVEVFIADADGLPLPVGETGEIRIRCKAIIKGYYENPEATAAEFDDGAWKSGDLGYIDADGYLYIVDRLKDMIISGGFNVYAVEVEAALAAHPSVLMAAVVGIPHAQWGESVHAEVILRQGQSVTCEELIDQTRTRLGGYKAPKSLVFVDELPVSVVGKVLRRQVREKYWKGASRQIS from the coding sequence ATGAAAATGAACTTCAGCCGAATCATGCGCTTGCTCGCGCTGCGTCATCGCGACCAGGAGGCGATCGTCAACGTCGAGCGCAATCGGCGTTTCACCTACGAGCAGTACCATCTGCTGACCAATCGCATCGCCGATGTCCTGCGTTCCATCCTGCAGGTGCGTGCGGGCGAGCGCTTCATGCTGATCCTGGAAAACGACAACCTCAGCCTGATGATGTTTCCCAGCACCTTCAAGCAGGAAGGCACGGTGGTCATGACCAACCTGCGCGACCCGCTCGAGGAACATGCGCGGCAGATCGACCTGGTCAAACCTCGGGTGGTGTTTCTCGAAACCCGCCTGCTGGACAGTTACTACGGCATGCTGCGCAGCGGTCATTGCGAGATCGTGGTGATGGACCCGCCCACCGCCGAGCAAGCCGCCCTCCCCGGCGTGCACAGCTTCTGGCCGTTGGTGGAGGCAGCGTCGGATCTCGATAACGACGTGACCCTCGATACCGACCAGCACATCTGCATGCTGCGCTTCACCGGTGGCACCACCGGCAAAGGCAAGTGCGCGATGTATTCCATCGACAACTGGATGGCCTGCCGGGATGCGGCGTTCATCAACACCGACCTGGGTTTGTCCAGCGCGACTCGGCTGCTGCATGTTTCGCCGTTGTCCCACGGCACGATCATGTTGTTCTTCCCGACGGTTTACGGCGGCGGCACCAACATCACCCTGAATCAGCTGGACATGGAAAACTGGCGGCAGGTCGTCGAAAGCGAACGCGTCACCCATTCGTTCCTGGTGCCGACCGTGCTGTATCGCTTGCTGGAACTGCAGCGAGCCGCGCCGAAAGACTTCTCGTCGCTGACCACCCTGATCTATGGCGCCGCGCCCATGAGCCCGGACAAGCTGGGCGAGCTGGTGGAGTGCTTCGGGCAGATTTTTGTCCAGGGTTATGCCGCTACCGAGTCGCCCATGATGATCGCCGCACTGGACAAGGCGGCACATCAACCCGGCAATGCCGACAGCCTGCGCCATCTGTCGTCGGCTGGCCGGCCTACTCCGGGAGTCGAGGTGTTTATCGCCGATGCCGATGGCCTGCCTTTGCCAGTGGGTGAAACCGGTGAAATCCGCATCCGTTGCAAGGCCATCATCAAGGGTTACTACGAAAACCCGGAAGCAACGGCCGCCGAGTTTGACGACGGTGCCTGGAAGTCCGGCGACCTGGGTTACATCGACGCCGACGGCTACCTGTACATCGTCGACCGGCTCAAGGACATGATCATCAGCGGCGGTTTCAATGTTTACGCGGTGGAAGTCGAAGCCGCCCTTGCCGCACACCCTTCGGTGTTGATGGCGGCGGTCGTCGGTATTCCGCATGCGCAATGGGGCGAGTCGGTGCATGCAGAAGTGATCCTGCGTCAGGGGCAATCGGTGACCTGCGAGGAACTGATTGACCAGACTCGCACCCGGTTGGGCGGCTACAAGGCGCCGAAGTCGCTGGTCTTCGTCGATGAATTGCCGGTGTCGGTTGTCGGAAAGGTGTTGCGCCGACAGGTGCGGGAAAAGTACTGGAAAGGAGCCTCACGCCAAATCAGCTGA
- a CDS encoding DUF2092 domain-containing protein yields MRSLHQHVRLFSLGLVLGLFAIPLHAAQPPAVDPPPAQLEPKALEILKAMSARLASTQGMSFKAVTTYEKPSRLGPPLAYGTVDLVNLQRPDRLRVLSSGDGPVTEFYYDGKKAYAFEPKGNLLAQADAPPTIDATLEAAYQRAAIYFPFTDVIVADPYKDLSRDMRVAFYIGQSTVVGDTTTDVLAYTSESVFVQAWIGVQDKLPRRLRAVFLDDPTRSRHQVDFSDWKLESAMSAEFFKPDHIETAHRIQFAPPPDLRAPQGVKEPVSKP; encoded by the coding sequence ATGCGAAGTCTTCATCAGCATGTCCGGTTGTTCTCGCTCGGTTTAGTCTTGGGCCTGTTCGCCATACCACTGCACGCTGCACAACCCCCTGCCGTCGATCCCCCACCGGCGCAGTTGGAGCCCAAGGCCCTGGAGATACTCAAGGCCATGAGCGCAAGGTTGGCGTCGACCCAGGGCATGAGTTTCAAAGCGGTGACAACCTATGAAAAGCCCAGCCGGCTAGGGCCTCCCTTGGCCTATGGCACGGTGGACCTGGTCAATCTGCAACGACCGGATCGCCTTCGCGTGTTGAGTTCGGGCGACGGCCCGGTTACCGAGTTCTACTACGACGGCAAAAAAGCCTATGCCTTCGAGCCCAAAGGCAACCTCTTGGCTCAAGCGGATGCGCCACCGACCATCGATGCAACCCTGGAGGCCGCGTACCAGCGTGCCGCGATCTATTTTCCCTTTACTGACGTGATCGTCGCTGATCCGTACAAGGATTTGTCGCGGGACATGCGTGTGGCGTTTTACATCGGCCAGAGCACAGTGGTCGGTGATACCACCACTGATGTGCTCGCTTACACCAGCGAGAGTGTGTTCGTTCAGGCGTGGATCGGCGTACAGGACAAGCTTCCACGTCGGTTGCGCGCCGTGTTTCTGGATGATCCGACACGATCCCGGCATCAGGTCGATTTCAGTGACTGGAAACTTGAATCAGCGATGTCTGCGGAATTTTTCAAACCTGACCATATCGAAACGGCGCATCGGATTCAGTTTGCCCCGCCGCCCGATCTTCGTGCACCGCAAGGGGTAAAAGAGCCGGTGTCGAAACCCTGA